TCGAACGCACCCGGCCCGCCCCGACGCGCTGCCCGTCCGCGTCCAGCGCCACGTACTCAGACCACTTGTCTCCGAGGTCCAATCCGATCGTCCGCTCCGCGTCGCCCGTGCTAGTCTGCGTCATGGCCGGTCTCCTCTTTGGGCTTGTTTACCCAACATCCCCAATGCAACACCGATCTCGGTGATTGCGGACGGATGACCGGCCACTTCTCTTCAATTCCTTCACATCCCATCTACGAGTCACGATCACCGTGTCGCCGCTCAGGATTCCTCCGCGCCTGCCGCCCGACGTGGACCCCGCGCAACGTTGCCTTTCGTCGTGAAAGGCAGGATTGCCCGTGAATCGCCTCGGGCGGCAGGCGCGATGGAGGCGCCGTCGTTTCGACGACGTGATCGGCGCGCCAGCCGCCCCTACGAGTCACGATCGTCGTGTATCCGCGCAAGACGCCCCCGCGCCCGGTTTCGGCAGGGCCGCCTCGGGCGGCAGGCGCGGCGCGGGCGCGGAAGGTCGTCGCGAAATCGCACGGCGCCGCCGTCGAACGACGGCGATCGTCAGAAGGGGGAGGGGAAGGCCTTGGCGCGCGAGCGCGCCGACTCCGCGTCCTGCGGCGGGGCGACGGGATGGCCGTCGTGGATCAGCGGCGCGATCAGCGGCTCGGGCGCCGGGAAGCCGGCGGGCCGCTCCCACGGCGCGCCGGCGGGAAGGACCTTCCGCTCCGCGGTCATCGGGCAGCGCCACAGCTCCTTGCGGCCGGCGTGCTTGGCCCGCTTGGCGCGCGACTCGCCGTCCACCTCGACGATGTCCATCGCGAAGTCGATCTCCGGCGCGCGCGAGATCGCCGAGCCGACGCCGAACGCATCGACGATGTCCCTCAGCGCGCGGATCTCGTTCTCGCCGAGGCCGCCGCTGGCGACGATCTTGACCGCGGCGAAGCCGCGCAGGTCGAGCTCCCAGCGCACGTCGCGCACGATCGCCGCCATGTCGCCGCGCCGCGAGGCCGGCGTGTCGAGCCGCACCCCCTGCAGCCTGCCGCCCAACGCGCGCGCCACGCGCACCGCCTCGTCCGCCTCGTCGCGGAACGTGTCCACGAGCACGATCCGCGCCGTCTCGCGGTCCACCGCGGCGTCGAAGAGGCGCGCCGCCTCGACCGTGTCGCCGATCACGAGCATCAGCGAGTGGGGCATCGTGCCGCTGGCGCGCCGGCCGAGCAGCTCGGCGCCGATCACCGACGAGACGCTGTCGGCGCCGCCGACGTAGGCGGCGCGCTCGATCAGCGGCGCGAGCGCGGGATGCTGACGCCGCGCGCCGAAGCTGAGCAGGCCGCGCCCGGCCGCCGCGGCGCGGCAGCGCGCCGCCGCCGTGGCGATCCCCGACGCCTGACAAAGCAGCCCGAGGATCGCCGTCTCGTGGCGCGCGAAGGCGCGGTAGCGGCCGACGAGCGTCAGCACCGGCTCCTCCGGCGCGAAGACCGAGCCGTCGGGCAAGCCGAAGAGGTCCACGCCGCGCACGCCGTCCATCAGCGCCACGACCTCGTCCATGCCGCAGAGCACGCCGAACGCGCCGTCCTTGGGCAGGCGCCGCGCGCGCACCTCCGCGGCCACCAGCGGGTCGCGCCCGGCCGCCTCGAGGACGCGCACGGTGTTGTCGAAGTAGACGTCGGCGACGCGCCCGGAGCGGATCTCCTCCTCGGTCGCGATCCAGAACCGCCGCTTGTCTTCGCTCACGGGCAGTCCTCCGCGCGGAGGATCTCCGCGCAGTCGAGGGCGCGCACGCCGGCGGCGGCCAGGGCCGCGCGGGTCGCGTCGTCCGAGGCCGCGTCCACCGGCCGCGTGGCGTCCCAGGCCACGATGGTGTCGAAGCCGGCGGCCGCGGCGTCCTCGGCGCTCCAGAGGACGCAGTAGTCGCGCGCCAGCCCGGCGAGCACGACGGCGCGCGCGCCGCGCTGCCGCAGAAACTGGGCGAGGCCGGTCGGCGGCCGCTTGCCGTTGGCGTTCCAGTTGGAGCGGAAGGCGCTGTAGGAGTCTACGAGCGGGTCGGCGCCCTTGCGCAGCACGAGTTCGGCCCGCGCCGCGTCGAACGCGGCGTGGAGGGCGGCGCCGGGCGAGCCCTGCAAGCAGTGGTCGGGCCACAGGACCTGCGCGCGGCCGTAGAGGTCGATGATCTGGAACGGGCGGCGGCCGGGATGGCTCGAGGCGAACGAGATGTGTCCCGCCGGATGCCAGTCCTGCGTGGCCACGACGATGCCGAACCGCCCTGCGGCGGCGAGGCGGTTGCACGGCGCGATCACCTCGTCCCCCGCGGGCACGGCGAGCGCGCCGCCGGGCATGAAGTCGGGCTGCAGGTCCACGAGGATCAGCGCGGCGCGCGCGCGGTCGAGGCGGGGCGCCGCGGCGGCGGGCTCGGCTTTCGCTTCCGGGGCGCGGTTCGGACGGGACGCGTCGGCGGCGGTCGTCGCATCCGGGGCGCGGTCGCCGGAGGTCATCGCTTCGCTCCCTTTCGCGCGTCGCTCCCCTTGCCGCGGCGGCGCTCGATTGTCGGCGAAGTCGGCTCGTGGCGGAAGCGCGCGAGGTCGAGCGTGCCGTCGGCGCGGAACTCGATCCCTTCCGCCTCGAGGAGCGCCCGCTGCAGCCCGGGCGGGGCGTCCGGCAGCCGCTCGGTCGAGAGGCCGCCGCGCGCGTTGACCACGCGCTGCCACGGCGTGCCGGCGGGGCAGCCGTGCAGCGCCCACCCGACGGCGGCCGGCGAGATGACGCCGCCGAGGAGCGCGCTGATCTGCCCGTAGGTCACGACGCGGCCGCGCGGCACCTGCCGCACGACGGCGTAGACCGCGGCGAACGGACCGGGCCGCGCGGGCGCGGCGTCGTCCTCGGCGCGTCGTCCCGCGGCCGGCGCCGGCTTCCGTCTCGTCCGCGCGCCGCGCTCTCGTTCCGCCATCGCTTCCTCCGCGCCGCGGGCGCGGCGGGGTCCGGCGTCGGCCCCGTCCGCCGCGCCCATGATCCTACGCGGGAACGGGGGCGCCGCCCGCGCGCCGAAACCACCCGTCCGCGCGCGGCGGGCAACCGCTGGCGACGCCGGGCGCATCTGTCCCCGTCTCGTTGCTATGATCAACTCAGCCGGATCCACTCCGGCGAGGAGAGACGATGTCCACAACCCCGTTCGTGCGTCCTGATGCTTCGACCGTCGTCGGCCGGGCGATCGGCGAAGGCTGGAAGCGGATGGTCCATCTGCTGTTCAAGGGGCCCGACGCGCGGCTCCGGACGTGGATCGGCTGGGGCCTGTTGACGCTGCTCGCCGGCGTCGTCGGGATCGGCGGCGGCGGCCCCAACTTCAACGGCGGCAACTTCGGCGACCACGCGCACAGGGAGTTCGACTTCACGCCGCCGGACGTCGGCCCGGGGCTCGTGACGGCGATCGTCGCGGGCGTGGTCCTCCTGCTGGCGCTCG
This is a stretch of genomic DNA from bacterium. It encodes these proteins:
- a CDS encoding nicotinate phosphoribosyltransferase produces the protein MSEDKRRFWIATEEEIRSGRVADVYFDNTVRVLEAAGRDPLVAAEVRARRLPKDGAFGVLCGMDEVVALMDGVRGVDLFGLPDGSVFAPEEPVLTLVGRYRAFARHETAILGLLCQASGIATAAARCRAAAAGRGLLSFGARRQHPALAPLIERAAYVGGADSVSSVIGAELLGRRASGTMPHSLMLVIGDTVEAARLFDAAVDRETARIVLVDTFRDEADEAVRVARALGGRLQGVRLDTPASRRGDMAAIVRDVRWELDLRGFAAVKIVASGGLGENEIRALRDIVDAFGVGSAISRAPEIDFAMDIVEVDGESRAKRAKHAGRKELWRCPMTAERKVLPAGAPWERPAGFPAPEPLIAPLIHDGHPVAPPQDAESARSRAKAFPSPF
- the pncA gene encoding bifunctional nicotinamidase/pyrazinamidase, with amino-acid sequence MTSGDRAPDATTAADASRPNRAPEAKAEPAAAAPRLDRARAALILVDLQPDFMPGGALAVPAGDEVIAPCNRLAAAGRFGIVVATQDWHPAGHISFASSHPGRRPFQIIDLYGRAQVLWPDHCLQGSPGAALHAAFDAARAELVLRKGADPLVDSYSAFRSNWNANGKRPPTGLAQFLRQRGARAVVLAGLARDYCVLWSAEDAAAAGFDTIVAWDATRPVDAASDDATRAALAAAGVRALDCAEILRAEDCP
- a CDS encoding MGMT family protein — its product is MAERERGARTRRKPAPAAGRRAEDDAAPARPGPFAAVYAVVRQVPRGRVVTYGQISALLGGVISPAAVGWALHGCPAGTPWQRVVNARGGLSTERLPDAPPGLQRALLEAEGIEFRADGTLDLARFRHEPTSPTIERRRGKGSDARKGAKR